In Nitratiruptor sp. YY09-18, a single window of DNA contains:
- a CDS encoding TonB-dependent siderophore receptor — MAKGFKKRYFSLAAIAATVSVVNLNAQAARVESIEKIVVSAQKIAEDVEDVTDDIEIIDAQELDEKGIRTLPQLLHYITGSSQAANGGVGKVNNIYLRGLSNDKLLILIDGVRFNDPSNFNGPSSEHLLLNNVKRVEIIKGAQSGIWGSDAAAGVVNIITNDKEHTSIDVNYGSFHTVQSALSIVKKHDKIFYGLDFDFYKTDGFSAITPYNKDPRDYEADGYINRNVRAKVGYKDDNLIVESGMNIISAYNQADGYNPTTYAPDPNSRYNDIYRYHAFYTNATKSLHNHTLDLHIDTTTTNREFPDATWGVNSYEGKTGNIELRDTLNYGGTMQFGAGLQRYKSSFAQTTATSGQIDYDDRYIYLTNSNRFDKLILQENIRYDSYDKFDNQVTGKIGAKYNLANLSFFANAGKAYNVPNQIKMINPWGVSNFNLQPEKTTSYDIGVQGYGAKLVYFEERVKDLINWYDPDSNTWGDEYYKNYGGTSKFKGIEASYKRALGNSLYLELGATYLSPKDPGKNPLPRRARHRYNYSLTWYPSSEHTININGYYVGSRYDDAAQTKQTGKYNVVNLSLSHQFAQHFKGYILVHNLFDKRYQEVYGYGSEPQSFYIGIKGTF; from the coding sequence ATGGCAAAAGGATTCAAAAAGAGATACTTCTCTCTTGCTGCAATCGCTGCTACAGTCTCTGTAGTAAATCTCAATGCGCAAGCAGCTAGAGTTGAGTCGATCGAGAAAATTGTTGTCAGTGCACAAAAGATTGCAGAAGATGTAGAGGATGTTACTGATGATATAGAGATAATTGACGCACAAGAACTAGATGAGAAGGGTATACGCACACTTCCACAACTTCTGCACTACATCACAGGCTCATCCCAGGCTGCAAATGGGGGAGTAGGAAAAGTTAACAATATCTATCTTCGTGGTCTTTCAAACGACAAACTCCTTATTCTTATCGATGGAGTGAGATTTAACGATCCATCAAATTTCAATGGCCCATCATCTGAACATCTGCTTTTAAACAATGTCAAAAGAGTTGAAATTATCAAAGGAGCACAAAGTGGTATCTGGGGTTCAGACGCTGCAGCTGGTGTGGTCAATATCATTACAAATGACAAAGAGCATACAAGTATAGATGTAAATTATGGGAGTTTTCATACAGTCCAAAGTGCTCTTTCAATTGTAAAGAAACATGATAAAATCTTTTATGGATTAGATTTTGATTTTTATAAAACTGACGGATTTTCTGCAATTACGCCTTATAACAAAGATCCGCGAGACTATGAAGCTGATGGTTATATCAATAGAAATGTAAGAGCAAAAGTCGGATACAAAGATGATAATTTAATAGTAGAGAGTGGTATGAATATAATCAGCGCATACAATCAAGCTGATGGATACAATCCTACCACCTATGCACCAGATCCAAATTCTCGCTACAACGATATCTATCGCTACCATGCATTCTATACAAATGCGACAAAATCTTTGCACAATCATACGCTCGATCTTCATATTGATACAACCACGACCAACCGTGAATTTCCAGATGCTACCTGGGGAGTAAACAGCTATGAAGGAAAAACGGGTAATATTGAGTTAAGAGATACTCTCAACTATGGTGGTACTATGCAGTTTGGAGCAGGGCTGCAAAGATATAAGAGTAGCTTCGCACAAACTACCGCTACCAGTGGGCAGATAGACTATGATGATAGATATATCTATCTTACAAATTCCAATAGATTTGATAAGTTAATTTTGCAAGAGAATATCCGCTACGATAGTTATGACAAATTTGACAATCAAGTAACTGGAAAAATAGGTGCAAAGTATAACCTTGCCAACCTCTCCTTCTTCGCAAATGCTGGCAAAGCCTATAATGTGCCAAATCAGATAAAGATGATCAATCCTTGGGGAGTTTCCAATTTCAATCTCCAGCCAGAAAAAACGACCAGCTACGATATTGGTGTGCAAGGATATGGCGCAAAGCTAGTATACTTTGAAGAGAGGGTCAAAGATCTCATAAATTGGTACGATCCAGATAGTAATACATGGGGTGATGAGTACTATAAAAACTATGGCGGTACGAGCAAATTCAAAGGAATAGAAGCAAGCTACAAAAGAGCACTTGGGAATAGCCTCTATCTAGAGCTTGGTGCTACATACCTAAGCCCAAAAGATCCAGGCAAAAATCCACTTCCAAGAAGAGCAAGACATCGCTACAACTACTCTCTTACATGGTATCCAAGTAGTGAGCATACTATCAACATCAATGGCTACTATGTAGGGTCTCGCTATGATGATGCTGCACAAACAAAACAGACAGGCAAATACAATGTAGTCAATTTGTCTCTTTCTCACCAATTTGCACAACATTTCAAAGGCTATATATTGGTGCACAACCTCTTTGATAAAAGATACCAAGAAGTGTATGGATATGGGAGCGAGCCACAAAGCTTCTATATAGGTATCAAAGGAACCTTTTGA
- a CDS encoding cob(I)yrinic acid a,c-diamide adenosyltransferase, whose product MIQIYTGDGKGKTTAAIGLAIRAKGAGKHLLFMQFMKGMQTSEIDILTSLGIEVDREWDGKFIFDKPSKEQLAMAKRQYARAQEALHKNYDLIVLDEIIVAMHFGLLSEDDLLSLMEQAKCELVLTGRGATQKLIDKADLVTEMRKIKHYFDRGVQARKGFEF is encoded by the coding sequence ATGATTCAGATTTATACAGGTGATGGTAAGGGTAAAACGACTGCAGCCATTGGGCTTGCAATAAGAGCAAAAGGAGCGGGAAAACATCTCCTTTTTATGCAGTTTATGAAAGGAATGCAAACCAGTGAGATCGATATCCTCACCTCTTTGGGTATTGAGGTAGACAGAGAGTGGGATGGGAAATTCATTTTTGACAAACCAAGCAAAGAGCAGCTTGCGATGGCAAAGAGACAGTATGCACGTGCTCAGGAAGCATTGCATAAAAATTATGATTTGATTGTATTAGACGAGATCATAGTAGCGATGCATTTTGGATTGTTGAGTGAAGATGATCTTCTATCTCTTATGGAGCAAGCGAAATGTGAACTTGTTTTAACAGGACGCGGAGCTACGCAAAAGCTTATAGACAAAGCAGACCTTGTGACAGAGATGAGGAAAATAAAGCACTATTTTGACAGGGGAGTCCAGGCACGCAAAGGATTTGAGTTTTAG
- a CDS encoding YaaA family protein gives MHILFAPSEAKIQGGYESKIQFCFDIERRPILQKYDDVIKNGTLEEKLKLFGTKEPVEVDIFNSPTKKAIERYHGVAYEYLDYASLHPLHQEFIDNHLIIFSNLFGPLCARDLIPFYKLKQGEAVGGIKPEKFYAPLCKNLHLDSEILDLRAGYYEKFYKPAFAVKMKFIKNGKVVSHWAKAYRGMVLRQIAIHNIDSFKKLRDFTFEGLRLKEIISKKNEEIWVMEII, from the coding sequence ATGCACATTCTCTTTGCTCCAAGCGAAGCCAAAATACAAGGTGGCTATGAATCCAAAATACAATTTTGCTTTGATATAGAGCGTAGGCCAATACTGCAAAAATATGATGATGTTATCAAAAACGGTACACTTGAAGAGAAACTCAAACTTTTTGGTACAAAAGAGCCGGTGGAAGTAGATATATTCAACTCCCCTACCAAAAAAGCCATAGAACGCTATCATGGTGTAGCGTATGAATACTTAGACTACGCCTCTCTCCATCCTTTGCATCAAGAGTTTATCGACAATCATCTCATAATCTTTTCTAATCTCTTTGGACCTTTGTGTGCAAGAGATCTTATTCCTTTCTATAAGCTCAAGCAAGGAGAAGCAGTAGGTGGTATAAAGCCAGAAAAGTTCTATGCACCACTTTGTAAAAATCTTCATCTAGATAGTGAAATATTGGATCTACGGGCAGGATACTATGAGAAATTTTATAAGCCTGCTTTTGCTGTAAAAATGAAATTTATAAAAAACGGCAAAGTAGTAAGCCACTGGGCAAAAGCTTATCGTGGAATGGTTTTGCGTCAAATTGCAATACATAATATTGACAGCTTCAAAAAACTTCGTGATTTTACTTTTGAGGGACTAAGACTCAAAGAGATTATAAGTAAGAAAAATGAAGAGATTTGGGTTATGGAGATAATATAG
- a CDS encoding A/G-specific adenine glycosylase — MNKLTLLEWFKQYGRHELPWRKTSDPYEIYVSEIMLQQTQVERVLQKYEPFLQKFPALQSLRMASDEELLAQWSGLGYYRRALAMKKVANLVATLPQSIQELQKLPGIGKYTAHAIASFAYNQPVAVVDVNIERVLRRFFALTGSQKEVWQKASEFLNKASPKEHNLALMDLGSLVCATNPLCEVCPLQKECEGKNDPLKFWSKGKREYEKLDLHYALCVRNKRIALTPSKGSMYKGMLLLPVAKRKELLLGSFKHNYTKFAITVYCYKEEAEGELVWMDLEEAKTAHLPTLVKKALKFCGDLSMFS; from the coding sequence ATGAACAAGTTAACACTGCTTGAGTGGTTCAAACAGTATGGGCGCCATGAACTACCATGGCGCAAGACTTCTGATCCTTATGAGATCTATGTAAGCGAAATAATGCTGCAACAAACGCAGGTAGAGCGAGTCTTGCAAAAGTATGAGCCGTTTTTGCAAAAGTTTCCTGCACTTCAGAGCCTTCGCATGGCAAGTGATGAGGAGCTCTTAGCTCAGTGGAGCGGGCTTGGATATTATCGCAGAGCACTTGCAATGAAGAAGGTAGCCAATCTTGTAGCAACTTTACCTCAAAGTATACAGGAGTTACAAAAGCTACCTGGAATAGGCAAATATACTGCTCATGCAATCGCTTCATTTGCATATAACCAGCCTGTTGCTGTAGTGGATGTAAATATTGAGCGGGTTTTGCGGCGCTTCTTTGCACTTACTGGCTCGCAAAAAGAGGTATGGCAAAAAGCTAGCGAGTTTTTAAATAAAGCCTCTCCTAAAGAGCACAACTTAGCTCTCATGGATCTTGGCAGTCTTGTGTGTGCTACAAATCCACTCTGTGAGGTATGTCCACTCCAAAAAGAGTGTGAAGGGAAAAATGATCCGTTAAAGTTTTGGAGCAAAGGCAAGAGAGAGTATGAAAAGCTAGATCTTCACTATGCCCTTTGTGTAAGAAATAAAAGAATCGCTCTCACACCTTCTAAAGGCTCCATGTATAAGGGTATGCTCCTCTTACCTGTAGCGAAAAGAAAAGAATTGCTCCTTGGATCATTTAAACATAATTACACCAAGTTTGCTATTACAGTTTATTGCTACAAAGAGGAAGCTGAAGGAGAGCTAGTCTGGATGGATCTAGAAGAAGCCAAAACAGCTCATCTGCCGACACTTGTCAAAAAGGCTCTCAAATTTTGTGGTGATCTTTCCATGTTTTCTTGA